Proteins co-encoded in one Homo sapiens chromosome 6 genomic scaffold, GRCh38.p14 alternate locus group ALT_REF_LOCI_3 HSCHR6_MHC_DBB_CTG1 genomic window:
- the C2 gene encoding complement C2 isoform 4 (isoform 4 is encoded by transcript variant 4) gives MGTRSAIAAPRILCSRGLRSGSARATGSGVERSPSAAIFSFEINVSVAIITFASEPKVLMSVLNDNSRDMTEVISSLENANYKDHENGTGTNTYAALNSVYLMMNNQMRLLGMETMAWQEIRHAIILLTDGKSNMGGSPKTAVDHIREILNINQKRNDYLDIYAIGVGKLDVDWRELNELGSKKDGERHAFILQDTKALHQVFEHMLDVSKLTDTICGVGNMSANASDQERTPWHVTIKPKSQETCRGALISDQWVLTAAHCFRDGNDHSLWRVNVGDPKSQWGKEFLIEKAVISPGFDVFAKKNQGILEFYGDDIALLKLAQKVKMSTHARPICLPCTMEANLALRRPQGSTCRDHENELLNKQSVPAHFVALNGSKLNINLKMGVEWTSCAEVVSQEKTMFPNLTDVREVVTDQFLCSGTQEDESPCKGESGGAVFLERRFRFFQVGLVSWGLYNPCLGSADKNSRKRAPRSKVPPPRDFHINLFRMQPWLRQHLGDVLNFLPL, from the exons ATCTTCAGCTTTGAGATCAATGTGAGCGTTGCCATTATCACCTTTGCCTCAGAGCCCAAAGTCCTCATGTCTGTCCTGAACGACAACTCCCGGGATATGACTGAGGTGATCAGCAGCCTGGAAAATGCCAACTATAAAG ATCATGAAAATGGAACTGGGACTAACACCTATGCGGCCTTAAACAGTGTCTATCTCATGATGAACAACCAAATGCGACTCCTCGGCATGGAAACGATGGCCTGGCAGGAAATCCGACATGCCATCATCCTTCTGACAGATG GAAAGTCCAATATGGGTGGCTCTCCCAAGACAGCTGTTGACCATATCAGAGAGATCCTGAACATCAACCAGAAGAGGAATGACTATCTGG ACATCTATGCCATCGGGGTGGGCAAGCTGGATGTGGACTGGAGAGAACTGAATGAGCTAGGGTCCAAGAAGGATGGTGAGAGGCATGCCTTCATTCTGCAGGACACAAAGGCTCTGCACCAGGTCTTTGAACATATGCTGG ATGTCTCCAAGCTCACAGACACCATCTGCGGGGTGGGGAACATGTCAGCAAACGCCTCTGACCAGGAGAGGACACCCTGGCATGTCACTATTAAG CCCAAGAGCCAAGAGACCTGCCGGGGGGCCCTCATCTCCGACCAATGGGTCCTGACAGCAGCTCATTGCTTCCGCGATGGCAACGACCACTCCCTGTGGAGGGTCAATGTGG GAGACCCCAAATCCCAGTGGGGCAAAGAATTCCTTATTGAGAAGGCGGTGATCTCCCCAGGGTTTGATGTCTTTGCCAAAAAGAACCAGGGAATCCTGGAGTTCTATGGTGATGACATAGCTCTGCTGAAGCTGGCCCAGAAAGTAAAGATGTCCACCCATGCCAG GCCCATCTGCCTTCCCTGCACGATGGAGGCCAATCTGGCTCTGCGGAGACCTCAAGGCAGCACCTGTAGGGACCATG AGAATGAACTGCTGAACAAACAGAGTGTTCCTGCTCATTTTGTCGCCTTGAATGGGAGCAAACTGAACATTAACCTTAAGATGGGAGTGGAG TGGACAAGCTGTGCCGAGGTTGTCTCCCAAGAAAAAACCATGTTCCCCAACTTGACAGATGTCAGGGAGGTGGTGACAGACCAGTTCCTATGCAGTGGGACCCAGGAGGATGAGAGTCCCTGCAAGG GAGAATCTGGGGGAGCAGTTTTCCTTGAGCGGAGATTCAGGTTTTTTCAG gTGGGTCTGGTGAGCTGGGGTCTTTACAACCCCTGCCTTGGCTCTGCTGACAAAAACTCCCGCAAAAGGGCCCCTCGTAGCAAGGTCCCGCCGCCACGAGACTTTCACATCAATCTCTTCCGCATGCAGCCCTGGCTGAGGCAGCACCTGGGGGATGTCCTGAATTTTTTACCCCTCTAG